One part of the Helicobacter cetorum MIT 99-5656 genome encodes these proteins:
- a CDS encoding HobA family DNA replication regulator has protein sequence MKNFYDWLREFVRDQGEFIAEQSGWLELERSNYASLIAQTISHLLNGGSLLISTDSSRCWFLNYILSNLNPKDLKERPLLSVIDFNASSFYPKNDASLSLATIELTYQNPMFWHIGRIENEALKTLLLGKVPSFLWLFEELKEDCLLLKEHDNLLDYKLLQLFKLFENALFNVLYNKVAL, from the coding sequence ATGAAAAATTTCTACGACTGGCTGAGAGAGTTTGTGCGAGACCAAGGCGAGTTCATCGCAGAGCAGAGCGGATGGCTAGAGTTAGAGCGTTCAAATTATGCAAGTCTAATCGCACAAACTATCTCGCATTTGCTCAATGGTGGCTCATTGCTTATTAGCACGGATTCTTCTAGGTGCTGGTTTTTAAACTACATTCTTTCTAATCTCAACCCCAAAGATTTAAAAGAACGCCCCTTGTTATCTGTCATTGATTTTAATGCTTCTTCTTTCTACCCTAAAAACGATGCGAGTTTGTCTCTAGCCACCATAGAGCTTACTTATCAAAACCCTATGTTTTGGCATATCGGCAGAATTGAAAATGAAGCCCTAAAAACATTGTTACTCGGTAAAGTCCCTAGTTTTTTATGGCTTTTTGAAGAGCTTAAAGAAGATTGCTTGCTTTTAAAAGAGCATGATAATTTGCTAGACTACAAATTATTACAACTCTTCAAACTCTTTGAAAACGCTCTTTTTAATGTCTTGTATAACAAAGTGGCCTTGTAA
- a CDS encoding DNA polymerase III subunit delta' has protein sequence MKNLNRLIYTHDLEETLEKEASFFKHHTKFYTEIIEKDKKIIKTFNKDFKIEHAKEVILKANLKHSELNAFLIAAPSYGIEAQNALLKILEEPPNNVCFIMFAKSPNHVLATIKSRLIKEDRRKKIPLKPLDLDLSRLDLKDIYAFLKELDKENFDSRENQREKIESLLESVNRHNIKLNEQELQAFDLAIKANSSYYRLSYNLLPLLLSLLYKKKQQ, from the coding sequence GTGAAAAATTTAAACCGCTTGATTTATACACACGACCTTGAAGAAACGCTTGAAAAAGAAGCGAGTTTTTTTAAACACCACACTAAGTTCTACACTGAAATCATTGAAAAAGACAAAAAAATCATCAAAACCTTTAACAAAGACTTTAAAATAGAGCATGCTAAAGAAGTCATTTTGAAAGCAAATCTCAAACACAGCGAATTAAACGCCTTTTTAATTGCTGCGCCAAGTTATGGCATAGAAGCTCAAAACGCTCTTTTAAAAATCTTAGAAGAACCCCCAAATAATGTCTGTTTCATCATGTTTGCCAAAAGCCCAAACCATGTTTTAGCTACTATTAAATCTCGTTTAATCAAAGAAGACAGACGCAAAAAAATCCCCCTAAAGCCCCTAGATTTAGATTTATCTAGGCTAGATTTAAAAGATATTTATGCGTTTTTAAAAGAATTAGACAAAGAGAATTTTGATTCAAGAGAAAATCAAAGAGAAAAAATTGAAAGCCTACTAGAAAGTGTTAATAGACATAACATCAAACTAAACGAGCAAGAATTACAAGCCTTTGATTTGGCTATTAAAGCTAATAGCTCTTATTATAGGCTTAGTTATAATCTCTTGCCCCTACTCTTGAGCCTTTTATACAAGAAAAAACAGCAATGA
- the folP gene encoding dihydropteroate synthase — MTLARLNPNALKTALQNIDSEKIAQAHMYKKGVSLVFEIKDLPLSATLILKQEALSVGGDFATPKDCILAKKPFYDGVLIVNAKQLERLITKCYSQPFGLKALAQELKNHLKAPKPNAPQIMAILNLTPDSFYEKSRFNSKNAIEEIYQLLEKGITLIDIGAASSKPGSEIIDPKIEQKRLKEVLCEIKSQKLNEHAKFSIDTYHASTAKMALEHHFSVLNDVSGFNSVEMLEVARDYKPTCVLMHAKKTPKDMQENVFYHNLFDEMDIFFKDKLETLEKYALKDIILDIGFGFAKLKEHNLALIKHLSHFLKFKKPLLVGASRKNTIGLITGREVEKRLSGTLALHLMALQNGASILRVHDVDEHIDLIKVFHSLEETD, encoded by the coding sequence ATGACTTTAGCACGCCTTAATCCTAACGCCTTAAAAACCGCCCTTCAAAACATAGATTCAGAAAAAATCGCTCAAGCCCATATGTATAAAAAAGGCGTTAGTTTAGTCTTTGAAATCAAAGATTTGCCCCTAAGCGCTACACTTATTTTAAAACAAGAAGCCTTGAGTGTGGGGGGTGATTTCGCCACACCAAAAGATTGTATCTTGGCTAAAAAGCCTTTTTATGATGGTGTGTTAATCGTTAATGCCAAACAACTAGAACGCCTTATCACCAAGTGCTATTCCCAACCCTTTGGGCTTAAAGCTCTAGCACAGGAATTAAAAAATCATCTCAAAGCCCCCAAGCCTAACGCCCCACAAATTATGGCAATTTTAAATCTCACGCCTGATAGCTTCTATGAAAAGAGTCGTTTTAATAGCAAAAATGCCATTGAAGAAATCTATCAACTCCTTGAAAAAGGCATCACTCTCATTGATATAGGTGCAGCAAGCTCAAAACCAGGAAGTGAAATCATTGACCCAAAGATAGAACAAAAGCGTTTGAAAGAAGTTTTATGCGAAATCAAATCTCAAAAACTCAATGAACATGCTAAATTTAGTATAGACACCTATCATGCAAGCACAGCCAAAATGGCTTTAGAACACCATTTTTCTGTTCTTAATGATGTGAGCGGTTTTAATAGCGTTGAAATGCTAGAAGTCGCAAGAGACTACAAGCCTACTTGTGTTTTAATGCATGCCAAAAAAACTCCCAAAGACATGCAAGAAAATGTCTTTTATCACAACTTATTTGATGAAATGGATATTTTCTTTAAAGACAAACTAGAGACTTTAGAAAAATACGCCCTTAAGGATATTATTTTAGATATAGGGTTTGGATTTGCCAAACTAAAAGAGCATAATCTAGCCTTAATCAAGCACTTAAGCCACTTTCTAAAATTTAAAAAGCCCTTATTAGTGGGGGCAAGCCGTAAAAACACTATCGGTCTTATTACAGGGCGTGAAGTTGAAAAGCGACTTTCTGGCACTTTAGCTTTGCATTTAATGGCATTACAAAATGGAGCGAGCATTTTAAGAGTGCATGATGTTGATGAGCATATAGATTTAATCAAAGTGTTTCATAGCTTAGAAGAAACTGATTAA
- a CDS encoding class II 3-deoxy-7-phosphoheptulonate synthase — translation MLDTTWSPNSWHNFPIEQHPTYKDKEALERVKKELHSYPPLVFAGEARNLQERLAQAIDNKAFLLQGGDCAESFSQFSANRIRDMFKVMMQMAITLTFAGSMPIVKVGRIAGQFAKPRSSATEILDNEEVLSYRGDIINGILKNEREPKAERMLKAYHQSVATLNLIRAFAQGGLANLEQVHRFNLDFVKNNDQKYQQIADKITQALGFMQACGVEIERTPILREVEFYTSHEALLLHYEEPLVRKDSLSDKFYDCSAHMLWIGERTRNPKGAHVEFLRGVENPLGVKIGPNASASEVLELCDILNPHNIKGRLNLIVRMGSEIIKECLPKLLKGVLKEKRHILWSIDPMHGNTIKTSSGVKTRAFDCVLDEVKSFFEIHRAEGSLASGVHLEMTGENVTECIGGSQEITEENLSCHYYTQCDPRLNATQALELAFLIADMLKKQRA, via the coding sequence ATGTTAGACACAACTTGGTCGCCAAATTCCTGGCACAATTTCCCTATAGAGCAACACCCCACTTATAAGGACAAAGAGGCTTTAGAGAGAGTCAAAAAGGAGTTGCACTCTTACCCACCTTTAGTGTTTGCTGGAGAGGCTAGAAATTTGCAAGAGCGATTAGCCCAAGCCATTGATAATAAGGCGTTTTTGTTACAAGGGGGCGATTGTGCGGAGTCGTTTTCTCAATTTAGTGCTAATAGAATTAGAGACATGTTTAAGGTGATGATGCAAATGGCGATTACTCTTACTTTTGCTGGCTCTATGCCTATTGTTAAAGTGGGACGCATTGCTGGACAATTTGCAAAGCCTCGTTCTAGTGCGACTGAAATATTAGATAATGAAGAAGTGCTAAGTTATAGGGGTGATATTATCAATGGGATTTTAAAAAATGAAAGAGAGCCAAAGGCTGAACGCATGCTTAAAGCCTATCATCAAAGCGTAGCGACTTTAAATCTTATTAGAGCCTTTGCTCAAGGCGGGTTAGCGAATTTAGAGCAAGTGCATCGTTTCAATTTAGATTTTGTCAAAAATAATGACCAAAAATACCAACAAATCGCAGATAAAATCACGCAAGCTTTGGGGTTTATGCAAGCTTGTGGGGTAGAGATAGAACGCACGCCTATTCTTAGAGAAGTGGAATTTTACACAAGCCATGAAGCGTTATTGCTCCATTATGAAGAGCCTTTAGTGCGTAAGGATAGTTTGAGTGATAAATTCTATGATTGTTCTGCACACATGCTTTGGATTGGGGAAAGAACCAGAAATCCTAAGGGTGCTCATGTGGAGTTTTTAAGGGGGGTTGAAAATCCTTTGGGAGTAAAGATTGGGCCTAATGCGAGTGCGAGCGAAGTGTTAGAATTGTGTGATATTTTAAATCCGCATAATATTAAGGGGCGTTTGAATTTGATTGTGCGTATGGGTTCTGAGATAATTAAAGAGTGTTTGCCTAAGCTTTTAAAAGGAGTGCTAAAAGAAAAGCGCCATATTTTGTGGAGCATTGACCCTATGCATGGCAATACGATTAAAACAAGTTCAGGGGTTAAAACAAGAGCTTTTGATTGTGTGCTTGATGAAGTGAAAAGCTTTTTTGAAATCCATAGGGCTGAAGGGAGTTTAGCATCGGGGGTGCATTTGGAAATGACAGGGGAAAATGTTACAGAATGTATCGGTGGTTCACAAGAAATTACTGAAGAGAACTTGAGTTGCCACTACTATACGCAATGCGACCCAAGACTAAATGCCACTCAAGCCCTAGAATTAGCCTTTTTAATTGCTGATATGCTCAAAAAACAGCGTGCTTGA
- a CDS encoding aromatic amino acid transport family protein yields the protein MTQEKATPKNPKKLHAFDVRWMASLFGTAVGAGILFLPIRAGGHGVWAIVVMCAIIFPLTWLGHRALAYFIGSRNGEDITMVARSHFGTKWGFLITLLYFFAIYPICLAYGVGITNVFDNFFINQLNLEPFNRGLLAFVLVSLMMLVMTFNATIVTRICNALVYPLCLILLLFSVYLIPYWQLSNLSVMPSFKEFVLAIWLTLPVLVFSFNHSPIISTFTQNVEKEYSAFKEYKLNQIELGASLMLLGFVMFFVLSCIMCLSADDFIKAKEQNIPILSYFANTLNNPLINYAGPIVAFLAIFSSFFGHYYGAKEGLEGIILQGLKLKKTSKALSVSTTIFLWLSITLVAYINPNILDFIENLGGPIIALILFVMPMIAFYTIPALKRFRNPKADIFVFILGSLTALSVLLGLF from the coding sequence ATGACACAAGAAAAAGCAACTCCAAAAAATCCTAAAAAACTCCATGCGTTTGATGTCCGCTGGATGGCTTCGCTTTTTGGCACAGCGGTAGGGGCTGGAATTTTATTTCTGCCTATTAGAGCCGGTGGACATGGGGTATGGGCAATCGTAGTGATGTGTGCGATTATCTTTCCTTTAACCTGGCTAGGACATAGGGCATTAGCCTATTTTATAGGCTCAAGAAATGGCGAAGATATTACCATGGTCGCTCGCTCACATTTTGGCACTAAATGGGGCTTTCTTATCACTTTGCTTTATTTCTTTGCAATTTATCCTATTTGTTTAGCTTATGGGGTAGGCATCACGAATGTGTTTGATAATTTCTTTATTAATCAATTAAATTTAGAGCCTTTTAATCGTGGCTTACTAGCTTTTGTGCTTGTCTCTTTAATGATGCTTGTAATGACTTTTAATGCCACGATTGTTACACGCATTTGTAACGCTCTAGTCTATCCTTTATGCTTAATTTTGCTTCTTTTTTCTGTGTATCTCATTCCTTACTGGCAATTAAGTAATCTCTCTGTTATGCCGAGTTTTAAAGAATTTGTCTTAGCCATTTGGCTGACCTTACCGGTGCTTGTGTTTTCATTCAATCATAGCCCTATTATTTCAACTTTTACGCAAAATGTGGAAAAAGAATATAGCGCTTTCAAAGAGTATAAACTCAATCAAATTGAATTAGGGGCATCACTTATGCTTTTAGGATTTGTGATGTTTTTTGTGCTTTCATGCATTATGTGCTTGAGTGCTGATGATTTTATCAAAGCAAAAGAACAAAATATCCCCATTTTAAGCTACTTTGCTAATACTTTAAATAATCCTTTAATCAATTATGCTGGGCCTATCGTGGCTTTTTTAGCGATTTTTTCATCTTTTTTTGGGCATTATTATGGGGCTAAGGAAGGCTTGGAGGGCATTATTCTTCAAGGCTTAAAATTAAAAAAAACTTCTAAAGCTCTGAGTGTTAGCACCACGATTTTTTTATGGCTTAGCATTACGCTTGTAGCTTATATCAACCCTAATATCTTAGATTTTATTGAAAATTTAGGCGGCCCCATTATTGCACTCATTCTTTTTGTCATGCCTATGATAGCTTTTTACACCATTCCTGCATTAAAGCGTTTTAGAAACCCAAAGGCAGATATTTTCGTGTTTATCTTAGGAAGCTTGACGGCTCTTAGCGTATTATTAGGACTATTCTAA
- a CDS encoding L-serine ammonia-lyase: protein MASFSILSIFKIGVGPSSSHTIGPMEAGARFCELLKDVLEQVTRIQITLHGSLSLTGKGHLSDEAVLIGLHGIYANELDTALRSILLQDVLKNKVLKLANKHSVVFDYAKDLVFDNHRLARHENALVLQAFNVKGEILKEETYYSIGGGFVYTETELENLSKENASESIAYDFNSAKELLELCQTHQTSIAEIVRLREKALGNDPDEVMNKIYHAMLECYNNGANSKEVYLPGRLKVTRLAPSIKTRLEKHPKNGNDPLALIDYISLYARAIAEENASGGKVVTAPTNGACAVVPSVLLYAQNHLFENLSQMAINDFLLTCAAIGYLYKKNASLSGAEAGCQAEIGVASSMAAGGLAYLSQATMKQVLMASEIAMEHHLGLTCDPVGGLVQIPCIERNVLGAIKAISASKLALEDDYKPKVSLDEVIATMYATGKDMNEKYKETSLGGLAKTLNCQ from the coding sequence ATGGCTAGTTTTTCTATTTTATCCATTTTTAAAATCGGCGTTGGGCCTAGCTCTTCACACACCATAGGGCCTATGGAAGCTGGAGCTAGATTTTGTGAATTGTTAAAAGATGTTTTAGAGCAAGTAACACGCATTCAAATCACCTTGCATGGCTCATTGTCTTTGACCGGAAAGGGGCATTTGAGCGATGAAGCAGTTTTAATTGGTTTACATGGCATTTATGCTAACGAATTAGACACTGCACTTAGAAGTATTTTATTACAAGATGTGCTTAAAAATAAAGTTTTAAAACTTGCAAACAAACATTCTGTTGTATTTGATTATGCTAAGGACTTGGTTTTTGATAACCATCGCTTAGCCAGACACGAAAACGCTCTAGTCTTACAAGCGTTTAATGTTAAGGGAGAGATTTTAAAAGAAGAAACCTATTATTCTATTGGTGGGGGCTTTGTCTATACTGAGACAGAATTAGAAAACCTATCTAAAGAAAATGCGAGCGAAAGCATTGCCTATGATTTTAATAGTGCTAAAGAATTGCTAGAACTATGCCAAACACATCAAACAAGCATTGCTGAAATCGTGCGTTTGAGAGAAAAGGCTTTAGGCAATGACCCTGATGAGGTGATGAATAAAATCTATCACGCTATGCTTGAATGCTACAATAATGGGGCTAATTCTAAAGAAGTCTATTTACCCGGTCGCTTAAAAGTTACACGATTAGCCCCAAGCATTAAGACACGCTTAGAAAAACACCCTAAAAATGGGAATGACCCCCTAGCCTTAATTGATTATATCTCTCTTTATGCTCGTGCAATTGCTGAAGAAAATGCTAGTGGGGGTAAGGTGGTAACCGCCCCTACTAACGGAGCGTGTGCGGTTGTGCCAAGCGTGCTTTTATACGCTCAAAATCATTTATTTGAGAATTTATCACAAATGGCTATCAATGATTTTTTACTCACCTGTGCTGCCATTGGCTATCTCTACAAGAAAAACGCTTCACTAAGCGGTGCGGAGGCTGGGTGTCAAGCTGAAATCGGTGTCGCAAGCTCTATGGCTGCAGGGGGGTTAGCCTATCTGTCTCAAGCAACCATGAAGCAAGTTTTAATGGCGAGTGAAATCGCTATGGAACATCATTTAGGGTTGACATGCGACCCTGTAGGAGGCCTAGTACAAATCCCTTGCATTGAAAGGAATGTCTTAGGTGCAATTAAAGCTATCAGCGCTTCTAAGCTTGCCCTAGAAGATGATTACAAGCCTAAGGTAAGCCTAGATGAGGTGATTGCCACGATGTATGCTACCGGAAAAGATATGAATGAAAAATACAAAGAGACTTCGTTAGGAGGATTAGCCAAGACATTAAATTGTCAATAA
- a CDS encoding type I restriction enzyme HsdR N-terminal domain-containing protein has product MHPYLEEVAKGYLRPYITELNLSDTDTKSPKIECLVRKKFVKLTPEEAVRQCFILHLHKSYFYPLNQMQVETPIHFGREIKRADIVVYDSDFKELIIVEVKKSTLKEGKEQLRSYCNATGAIIGIWSNAIKHSFYHRRDPNYFEDLSNIPKHNQSLTEILEERWTIKTLKDKDKLFNEKKSLKDLILEMEDEVLANAGVDVFEEVFKLIFTKLYDEMQSTREPSLHLEFRNYGETENQLLNKIQKLFDKAKDKWQGVFNSDSKIALSPSHLSVCISSLQSVKLFNSNLDVVDEAFEYLISETPLAKARSFLTKAPY; this is encoded by the coding sequence ATGCACCCCTATTTAGAAGAAGTAGCAAAAGGCTATTTGAGGCCCTATATTACAGAATTAAATTTAAGTGATACAGACACAAAAAGCCCTAAAATTGAATGTCTGGTAAGAAAAAAGTTTGTTAAACTCACGCCTGAAGAAGCTGTCAGACAATGCTTTATTTTGCATTTGCACAAAAGCTATTTTTACCCCCTAAATCAAATGCAAGTAGAAACGCCTATTCATTTTGGGCGTGAAATCAAGCGGGCCGATATTGTCGTTTATGATAGCGATTTTAAAGAACTCATTATTGTAGAAGTCAAAAAATCCACGCTCAAAGAGGGCAAGGAGCAATTACGAAGCTATTGCAACGCCACAGGAGCCATTATTGGCATATGGTCTAATGCGATTAAGCATTCATTCTACCACAGAAGAGACCCTAACTATTTTGAAGACCTTTCTAACATTCCTAAACACAACCAAAGCCTAACAGAGATTTTAGAAGAACGCTGGACAATAAAAACCCTTAAAGACAAAGATAAATTATTCAACGAGAAAAAATCCCTTAAAGATTTGATTTTAGAAATGGAAGATGAAGTCTTAGCTAATGCGGGGGTAGATGTTTTTGAAGAAGTCTTTAAGCTCATATTTACCAAACTTTATGATGAAATGCAAAGCACCAGAGAGCCTAGCTTGCATTTAGAGTTTAGAAACTACGGCGAGACAGAAAACCAACTATTAAATAAAATCCAAAAACTTTTTGATAAGGCTAAGGATAAATGGCAGGGCGTGTTTAATAGCGATAGTAAAATTGCTTTAAGCCCTAGCCATTTAAGCGTTTGCATTTCTTCTTTACAAAGCGTAAAACTCTTTAATTCTAATTTAGATGTCGTTGATGAAGCCTTTGAATATTTAATCAGTGAAACACCCCTCGCTAAAGCGAGGAGCTTCCTAACTAAAGCACCCTACTGA
- a CDS encoding RNA-guided endonuclease InsQ/TnpB family protein — protein sequence MKVNKGFKFRLYPTKEQQTKLQHSFFVYNQAYNICLNLQQEQYEKNKDLPTKQRKWQKSSELDSAIKHHLKARNLSFSSVVAQQSRMNAERALRDAFKVKNRGFPKFKNSKFAKQSFTWNNQGFSIKDFNERFKMFNLMKMPLKMRMHRDLPLNAKIKQIVVSCSHQKYFVSFSIEYEKELNTIKEPRNCVGVDLNIYDIALSVDLKEYEKLTDLEQYQKDMKELGLKVDENINLKRLIPTYSKLHSFKKYSKEFKRLQRKQSRRVLKSKQNKIKLGGNFYKTQKKLNKAFDKSSYQKLDRYHKITSELSKQFELIVVEDLQIKNMTKRAKLKNVKQKSGLNKSILNTSFYQIISFLDYKQQHNGKLLVKAPPQYTSKTCHSCGQINHELKLNHREYLCQNCGYIEHRDINAASNILSKGLSLLGLGNSLADFKEQSLSY from the coding sequence ATGAAAGTAAATAAGGGCTTTAAATTTCGTTTGTATCCTACCAAAGAGCAACAGACCAAATTACAACACTCTTTTTTTGTCTATAACCAAGCCTATAACATTTGCTTAAATCTACAACAAGAGCAATACGAAAAAAACAAAGATTTACCCACTAAACAAAGAAAATGGCAAAAATCAAGCGAATTAGATAGTGCGATTAAGCACCATTTAAAAGCTAGGAATTTAAGTTTTAGTAGTGTAGTCGCTCAACAATCACGCATGAATGCAGAAAGAGCCTTAAGAGATGCCTTTAAAGTCAAAAATAGGGGCTTTCCTAAATTTAAAAACTCTAAATTTGCTAAACAAAGTTTTACTTGGAATAATCAAGGCTTTTCTATCAAAGACTTTAACGAACGCTTTAAGATGTTTAACTTAATGAAAATGCCCTTAAAAATGCGTATGCATAGAGACTTACCCCTTAATGCTAAGATTAAACAAATCGTAGTCTCTTGCTCTCATCAAAAATATTTTGTTAGTTTTAGCATAGAATACGAAAAAGAGCTTAACACTATTAAAGAGCCTAGAAATTGTGTCGGTGTGGACTTAAATATCTATGATATAGCTTTAAGCGTTGATTTAAAAGAATATGAAAAACTAACCGACCTAGAACAATACCAAAAAGACATGAAAGAACTAGGTTTAAAAGTAGATGAAAATATCAATCTAAAACGACTTATTCCTACTTATTCTAAACTACATTCTTTTAAAAAATACTCTAAAGAATTTAAAAGACTACAAAGAAAACAAAGCCGTAGGGTTTTAAAATCTAAACAAAATAAAATCAAACTAGGAGGTAATTTTTACAAAACTCAAAAAAAATTAAACAAAGCCTTTGATAAATCAAGCTATCAAAAACTAGACAGATACCATAAAATCACAAGCGAACTTTCAAAGCAATTTGAATTGATAGTAGTTGAAGACTTACAAATTAAGAACATGACCAAAAGAGCCAAACTCAAAAATGTTAAACAAAAGAGTGGGCTTAATAAGTCTATACTAAATACTTCATTCTATCAAATCATCTCTTTTTTAGACTACAAACAACAGCATAATGGCAAATTGTTAGTGAAAGCTCCCCCACAATATACGAGTAAAACTTGTCATAGTTGTGGGCAAATCAACCACGAGCTTAAATTAAATCATAGAGAATATCTGTGTCAAAATTGCGGATATATAGAGCATAGAGATATAAACGCCGCAAGTAATATTTTAAGCAAAGGGTTAAGTCTTCTTGGGTTAGGAAATAGCCTTGCAGACTTTAAAGAGCAAAGCCTTTCGTATTAG
- the tnpA gene encoding IS200/IS605 family transposase — translation MKQIDNIRHGRHCVFLMHVHLVFVTKYRRKAFNKEVIDFLGSVFAKVCKDFESELVEFDGESDHVHLLINYPPKVSVSRLVNSLKGVSSRLVRQQNFKNVKATLWGNHLWSPSYFAGSCGGAPLEIIKQYIQEQETPH, via the coding sequence ATGAAACAAATTGATAATATTAGACATGGCAGACATTGTGTTTTTTTAATGCATGTGCATTTAGTATTTGTAACTAAATATAGGCGTAAAGCATTCAACAAAGAAGTTATAGACTTTTTAGGTTCTGTATTTGCTAAGGTATGCAAAGACTTTGAAAGCGAGTTAGTAGAATTTGATGGGGAAAGCGACCATGTGCATTTACTTATCAATTATCCACCAAAAGTTAGTGTTAGTAGGTTAGTTAATTCTTTAAAGGGTGTTAGTAGTCGTTTGGTTAGACAACAAAATTTTAAAAATGTTAAAGCTACTTTGTGGGGCAATCATTTATGGTCGCCTAGTTATTTTGCTGGAAGCTGTGGGGGTGCTCCTTTAGAAATCATTAAGCAATATATCCAAGAGCAAGAAACACCACATTAG